The Geobacillus genomosp. 3 genome segment TTGATGGGCAAAGAAGCGGCGCGCGATTTAGTGCAAAGCAAGGACGTCGAGGCTGTGACGCTTGCCGATGTCGACCGGGATAGGGCGGAGCAGGTTAAGAGTCAACTTCAATCGGCAAAACTGACCGCCGTTCGGGTCGATGCAGGCGATCCGAAACAACTCGCGGCGGCGATGAAAGGGCATGACGTGGTTGTCAACGCCTTGTTTTACCGCTTCAATGAAACGGTGGCGAAAACAGCGATCAAAATGGGCGTCCATTCGGTCGATTTAGGCGGCCATATCGGCCATATTACCGACCGGGTGCTTGAGATGCACGAGGAGGCTCAAAATGCAGGGGTGACGATCATTCCGGATCTTGGCGTCGCGCCGGGGATGATCAACATTTTGTCCGGCTATGGGGCAAGCCAGCTTGATGAAGTTGAGTCAATCCAACTGTATGTTGGGGGGATTCCCGTCCGTCCCGAGCCGCCGCTTGAGTACAACCATGTGTTTTCTTTAGCAGGGCTGCTTGACCATTACACCGATCCGTCTCTCATCATCCGTGACGGCCAAAAGCGGGAAGTACCGTCGCTTTCCGAAGTGGAACCGATTTATTTCGACCGGTTCGGACCGCTTGAAGCGTTCCATACTTCAGGAGGGACGTCGACGCTCTCGCGCTCGTTTCCGAACTTGAAGCGGCTCGAGTACAAAACGATTCGTTACCGCGGCCATGCAGAAAAATTCAAGCTGCTCGTCGATTTGAATTTGACGCGCAACGATATGGAAGTCAACGTGAACGGCCAAACAGTCAAACCGCGCGATGTGCTGCTCGCCGTGTTGACGCCGCTCCTTGATTTGAAAGGAAAAGACGATGTCGTCTTGCTTCGGGTCATCGTCGGCGGCCGAAAAGGCGGGAAGGAAACGGTGTTCGAATACGAGACCGTCACGTTTAATGACCGTGAAAACAAAGTGACGGCGATGGCGCGCACAACCGCCTATACGATTTCCGTTGTCGCCCAGCTGATCGGCCGCGGGGTGATTACGAAGCGCGGCGTCTATCCACCCGAGCAAGCCGTGCCAGGAGAGGTGTATATTGAGGAAATGAAAAGGCGCGGGGTCGTGATTAGCGAGAAACAAACGATTCGCCCTTGCTAAAAGGGGAGGGAACGAATGAACAGCAGCCGATGGGAAGCCGCGTGAAATCCACACAGGCTGCCAATAGAAAAGCGCCCGTTTTCAGGCGAAAACGGGCGCTGACCCATGCCAGCCGGCCGGTCTGCCAGTTTGCGTCAAGTTGTGCTGTTTTTGCCTTATCTTTTGTGGTCAGACTGTTTTCGTCGCTGACGGCTCGCGTTTGCGCCAGGCAAGAAAGAGAAAAGCGGCAAGCGACAGCGCCATGGCCACGATAAACGGCGCCTTCGCCGAAACGGCGTGGCCGATGACGCCCGACAGCACGGGAGCGATGGCGGCGCCCATCCAACGGACAAAATTGTACATGCCGGAGGTGACTCCGCGTTCGTACGGCGACGTTTCCATCACATAGCTTGTAAACAGCGCGTTGTTTAATCCAGAGATGAGCCCTGATAAAATAATGAGGGCGGTCATGAGCCACGTTTGTTCAACGGCGGCCAACAGCAGCAACAGCACGGCAAACAGCAGCAAGCTGTATGGCAACACTTGCTTTGGTTCATATTTTTTCTCGAGCTGATGGGCCAACACCGCCGAGCCGTAAGCAAGGCAAAGCCCCCAGCCGAAGAAAACGAGGCCGATTTGGATGGCCGACAGTCCAATGATCAAAGGCGAGTATGCCAAGACGACAAAAAAGCCGTAATAGTAAAGCATGCTGCCGACCGCCCCTTTTAAAAACGGCGGGAACGAAAGCAAGCGCCGCATTTCTTGCAGGCCGACCGCTTTTTTCGGTTTTCCTTTGTTCGGATCATAGACGAAAAAGGTGACGAGCAAAAAGGCGATGAAAATCAAGATGCTCGTGCCGATAAACGGGTAGCGCCATGAATGTTGGCCAAGCAGCCCGCCGACGAGCGGTCCGCCGGCCATGCCGAGGCCGATGGCTGCCTCATACAAGCCGACGGCGGTGCTTGCCTGCGGCGTTAAGGCGATGAGCAGCGTCATGGCCGTCGCGAAAAACGTCGCATTGCCCAATCCCCAGCCGGCGCGGAACATCGACAGCTGCGGAATAGTAGAGGCAAAGCCGCACAACAATGAAAAAATCGT includes the following:
- a CDS encoding MFS transporter; the protein is MEEGRQTRARWITVAAAFLAFMGIGVVDPILPVIAESIGATHWQVEMLFTAYILTMAVMMIPVGLVVSRVGDKQMMVIGLGLVTIFSLLCGFASTIPQLSMFRAGWGLGNATFFATAMTLLIALTPQASTAVGLYEAAIGLGMAGGPLVGGLLGQHSWRYPFIGTSILIFIAFLLVTFFVYDPNKGKPKKAVGLQEMRRLLSFPPFLKGAVGSMLYYYGFFVVLAYSPLIIGLSAIQIGLVFFGWGLCLAYGSAVLAHQLEKKYEPKQVLPYSLLLFAVLLLLLAAVEQTWLMTALIILSGLISGLNNALFTSYVMETSPYERGVTSGMYNFVRWMGAAIAPVLSGVIGHAVSAKAPFIVAMALSLAAFLFLAWRKREPSATKTV
- a CDS encoding saccharopine dehydrogenase family protein; the protein is MRMLVLGAGLMGKEAARDLVQSKDVEAVTLADVDRDRAEQVKSQLQSAKLTAVRVDAGDPKQLAAAMKGHDVVVNALFYRFNETVAKTAIKMGVHSVDLGGHIGHITDRVLEMHEEAQNAGVTIIPDLGVAPGMINILSGYGASQLDEVESIQLYVGGIPVRPEPPLEYNHVFSLAGLLDHYTDPSLIIRDGQKREVPSLSEVEPIYFDRFGPLEAFHTSGGTSTLSRSFPNLKRLEYKTIRYRGHAEKFKLLVDLNLTRNDMEVNVNGQTVKPRDVLLAVLTPLLDLKGKDDVVLLRVIVGGRKGGKETVFEYETVTFNDRENKVTAMARTTAYTISVVAQLIGRGVITKRGVYPPEQAVPGEVYIEEMKRRGVVISEKQTIRPC